The proteins below come from a single Leptotrichia sp. oral taxon 223 genomic window:
- a CDS encoding tRNA1(Val) (adenine(37)-N6)-methyltransferase codes for MKKTGEETITPIKNMKIIQRNDFQNFTLDSVLISDFVKINRKTKKILDIGTGSGIIALLLAQRSKAQITGIELQKTMAEIAIRNIKINEFENQVKIINEDIKNYKNIFNRNEFDTIVTNPPYFEFTGDISQTNDLEQLANARHNINLTFEEIIKISSYLLKNMGSFSIVFRSKRLAEVLSLLQKYNLEPKRMRNCYTKWNENSKICLLEAIKDAKKGFSIEMPIFVYDENGRKSEYVENLYE; via the coding sequence ATGAAAAAAACTGGAGAAGAAACAATCACTCCAATAAAAAATATGAAAATCATTCAGCGAAACGATTTTCAAAATTTCACGCTTGATTCTGTTTTAATTTCTGATTTTGTAAAAATTAACCGAAAAACTAAAAAAATTCTTGATATTGGCACTGGCAGCGGAATTATCGCATTACTTCTGGCACAACGCTCAAAAGCACAAATTACAGGCATTGAATTACAAAAAACAATGGCAGAAATTGCCATAAGAAACATTAAAATTAATGAATTTGAAAATCAGGTTAAAATAATAAATGAAGATATAAAAAATTATAAAAATATTTTTAACCGTAACGAATTTGATACCATCGTTACAAATCCCCCATATTTTGAATTTACTGGCGACATTTCCCAGACAAACGATTTGGAGCAGCTGGCAAATGCAAGGCATAATATCAATTTGACATTTGAAGAAATAATAAAAATTTCTTCTTATTTATTAAAAAATATGGGAAGTTTCTCAATCGTATTCCGAAGTAAACGCCTAGCAGAAGTTCTATCACTTTTACAAAAATACAATTTAGAACCAAAACGAATGAGAAACTGCTATACAAAATGGAATGAAAATTCAAAAATTTGTCTTTTGGAAGCAATAAAGGATGCAAAGAAAGGATTTTCTATTGAAATGCCAATTTTTGTTTATGATGAAAATGGAAGAAAAAGTGAATATGTTGAGAATTTATATGAATAG